The Aedes aegypti strain LVP_AGWG chromosome 1, AaegL5.0 Primary Assembly, whole genome shotgun sequence sequence tcagttaattgtgaaaaactctTAAGACATGTAAGTGGAATGTATCATTGAAACcgtttgaacatgcttaacagTATTATAATgcataattaatctattcaaaattaatatttttattggttacacctccaaaagggcgtaactcaaaatttggtttatctcattcaaaactccgcccagaagttacaaataacCAAATGAACCAGACGTACAgcatagctatagaaaacgattgGTGACCACAGATTTGAAGGAGATTTTTTACTGATAATAACGTGtatataattttgtttggggCCTTATATGACGTTTTAAAACAGTCTACTTgatagcaagacgaagttttccgggaccactagtattaaaCTGAGAGAGAGGAAACAGCTgtcttagattgcgagctcccaacaGTCAAGGGAACCTATCagcaactgtcactggaaaaccgcacattcgatgATTGCACAATTTAAAAAGTTGCATTCCTAAATGTAGTTGTGTGTTGGTAAACTGCTATTAATTGTTGTATATCGATATCCTTTCTCATAGTGAAAAACAATAACTGAATATGATTTTaaccaaaataagttcatctgaccgttgtgtacaacccaagaattaaaaaaagaagTCAAATAAGGCAAGAAAATATGCCAATCGTCAGTGAGCTGTCTTCTCTCTCTCGGGTATTAAATAAAGAGTCTGCGGAAAATTCAGACAGACATGCTTAACTTCTTAAGGAGGTAATATCGCGTTTATatttacatttgaaaatgaTTGCTATTAAACTTACCAAAGCACAAATTGACACTCCAAAACTTTGGAGAGGGAGTAGAATGGAAATCAAACGTTTAACttttataaatttgttttgTACACATTTATTCAGTGCAAATATTACAATACAAATCAGCACATTATTCCATATTAGCACTTCCAAATACTCGATAGTGCTCCTTCAAACGCATTGCATTAACCTCGATAAATCCAGTGGCAGCATACGGCGAAAGAGTTCCATGCACATCCATTGATGCCAGTTCCTGATTGTAGATAGTTTTGGTAGACTCCCTTGCAATGGCCATTACGTGTCCCTTGAAAATTTCCAGGGTTACCTTTCCGGAAACATTTTTCTGTGCCCCAACCAAGCAGGTTCTCACATATTCCGCCTCTGGTGAGTACCAGAATCCATTGTAAACGTAGTCCGCCATCTTCAGTGCCAAAAATGATTTGACTCGGAAGATTTCCCGATCCAGACAGTAAACTTCCATATCTTTGTGAGCAACGTGCAAAATAGTTGCACCCGGTGTCTCGTACACTCCTCTCGATTTCAAACCAAGGAATCGATTCTCGACCAAATCCACTCTGCCCACTCCATGCTCGCCGCCTATCTTATTGAGGAACGTTAGAACTTCCAAAGGCGTTTCCAACGTCTTTCCGCTGGAATGCTCCAGAACACTCACTGGCAAGCCTTCTTTGAAAGTGATGTCTACCTTGATTGGAGTGTTGGAACTCTTCATCACGGACTGTGTCATCTGATAGAGCTCTTCTGGGGCTGCCTTAGCAGGATTCTCCAAAATTCCAGACTCGTAACTGATATGCATAATATTCGCATCCATTGACCACGGTGCTTTTGGAGTAGCACTAACTGGAATACCGTGCTTCTGCGCGTAATCCAACAAATCCTTCCTACCTTGAAAACGTTTGCAAAACTCGGGCAAACGCCATGGAGCAATAACCTTAATTTTCGGATCCAAGGCATAGCAGCTCAGTTCAAACCTAATCTGATCGTTTCCCTTACCGGTTGCTCCGTGAGAGATTATGCTACAAGAATGTTCGGCTGCAGACTCCATCAGTCCGATCGAAATGCATGGTCTAGCCAATGATGTTCCCAACAGATACCGATCCTCATAGACGAGACCCATCTGAATAGCGGGCCAAACAAACTTCTCCACAAAGGTTCGCTTCATGTCCTTGATGATCACATCCTTTGCACCAACACGAAGAGCTTTCTCCCGTGCTGCGACAAAGTCTTCCTCCTGGCCAACGTCTGCCATGAAGCAGATCACCTCGTATCCTTTCTCGAGCAACCATTTCAAAATGCAACTGGTGTCCAAGCCACCGGAATAGGCCAGTAGAATTTTCTCCTTTCCAGACATGGTGATGCTCAACGATCGCTTTGATGTTTACTGTTCAACTGCCACTAGGGAACTGATGTCAATGTTTTCATTATaagcaaaatattcaaattctaATGACCTAGTCATCATCAAAGTAGTGATAGCATGATTTTGTTTGTCGCTTTCCTTTCTTTTGCAAAATCGTAATGAGAGGTGCTTATCAGTAACTCGTGTTTTATATAAACGAATTTGATTatgcaaaatattatttttaatccTGGTTATAATTATATTTCATTATATAACCTTATAATGATAAGAATTTTGATACGATTATTCTGCTGTTGTCCATATATGCTAGATTTAAGAATGCTAGGAATGGCCTAACggcatatttttaatttgaaaatagtgtTTGAATACTAATAGAAGTCCTTAATTTAGCGATGTTTATAATAAACTCCCTTTGCAGATGAAGATGTGTCCCGGAAGTAAGAAATATtgcaatattgtacaatatttttacatctgacttacctgagttatctcagagcgttgtgctacttttcctcaaatgtcggttccccgaatgtcgtttctcatAACGAAAGTTCCCCGAAAAGTgcttggcactcataattgtcataacttcatCCATTACAGGGTGGGGAATGAACCGGCCATCTGATGTGCaccctttttatgtgatttgtggttttttagagttttatcTTTGGCAATATCTGATTAGTcgaatatctccttcttttgattgcttatcgtacTTTATAGTTTTCCAATACATCACTAAAGACTTATTGAAagcaaatcaaaactttgtaataaggctgatacaaatattaaatttcttttatgtccgagaccacttggaaggtacgaggggggggataaaaataaataaggaacaaaaaaataaaaatagaaaaaaagtatttttttttcgaatttttatttttaacgaaaattgtttaacttttttcaaacgtcctctggatcattatttcacttgttttttactttaaaaattggaaaaaacctttctgatgtcaaaaaaatgatgaatcttttttttctccccctcaaaattttcggatttttgaagggggggggggtgacataaaagaaaattaatatttgtatcagcctaagtaCAAACTTTAAATCTGCAAACAAGTTTTAGGCCGGCCTCGCTCTATGTTGTAACAATATGGGTATTCCGAAGCAGATGAATACCATTCATCTGTAAAAGTTCTGAGCTGCACGACAAATTCATTATGTTGTTATCAACAAAATACTAATGAaatctcatttatttttttatttcttcattagTGAAACTTTCAGCCACAGACTGGTTCGCCTCCAATAGCTTAATTTAATTTTAGCAAATAAGGATGGTAGTGTTGCCTAACTTAGACCACctagaaattttcgaaatgatAAATACTGATAAAGGAATAAAAATAAgtgtttttgttcaaaacagTCGAATCTAATAGTTTTCGGAAAATTAAAACTAATACGAAGACTAAGGTAATTGCCGGGTACCGAGACACCGGGTAATGGTCCGATAAAATAAGCTGGAAATATGATCCGGTGAGTAAAATAGCTATTcccgcatgggcgtagccagaattACTATCAGAAAGGAGGGAAAGCGGACTCAAAAGCTCATTCACAAaactttactgcaccctttgggcttgttcatatatttcataatgcTAAAATTGGCCATTTGGGACACCCATCCACCCCCtcgtgacgctttttgtattgatactctacattttttgtatgagcagTAACAAcgttaggacacccacccaccccctaaggcgttatgaaatttgtgaatgggtccTTTTTGCATAAAATGTTAAACTATGAAGAACATCCACCCTCCCTTTTTCTTTCACAGTGAGCAAAGTGGAGTCCGGAACGCATCTCTATTCAATTTGTTCGCTGATTACCGAGTCCTTCTAAAGCGGTGGAAAGGTCGGAAAAAAGTCTGAAAATTCAGAGTTCCTATTGACAGGCAATTTAAGTCAGCTATAGTCAGCTACTGAAGTGGTATATAAAGATTTCTTAGAATTACCCCAATATTTCTCTAAGATTTCACCAGCACTCTTTCATGAATAACTGCAGATTTTTTCCAAGTATCTCGGAAATATTCCTCCAATGAATTCGTTAGAAATTTCCACAGGAAAATGTCAAGAGAgtcctgtagagatttttctcgGGTTCGATAAAATATTTGTCTAAGAGTTCAACTGCTgatgatacattttttttttttgaattatgaagATGATTTTATGGTGAACTTAGAGGCATTTAAAGACAGTAAAACATGAAGTTCTTCTAGATGCCTCTATATTTGTAAACTTTTGCATCTCCAGGGACTTATGTGCCAGAAGCTTGTGGTTGTTGGTGGTTGTTGTTTGCTACATGTCACTACCCGAGGAGGatagaataactcgcaataactaaTGCAATGcaaccatattttggtatcataccataattaggtattgtttagttgtcaatacctcattgtagtattataatggtatttttaaaaaatgtttaagacAATAAAAAGTACTTCATTTTGATATTCGGTAGCTATTGAGGACtactggaggtattgaactactattgaaaaaaatcaaatttatatgaaaatccaacaTGTATTATTtaagtattacaatacctgatctagttatccgCTTGGTATTTGTGGAATACGCAgaaggtattttacctcttatgcggggcacattcatacctcattcaggttgtacgtattggaaattatctggtatggaataccccaatttggtattcagtagttattttcttatGCACGAGTAGTGATAATCTCAGGAAATTTCTCTTATCCAAGAACGAgcaagaagatttttttttcaacaaataaatTTAGATGGCTGAAATCTTCGTACGCTATAATTTCGGTCTTGAAgacaaatatttcttcaattttaattCTTATAGCAATCCAACCTACGCTGGATTAGATGCTCAACATGAACGCTTAAGTTTGGAGTTAGAGCAATGTGATTAGAAGTAAATGCCATAGTAATAACATAAAATGCCATTCAAAACAgaacttgttgaaaatcttcttTGAGTTATATCGATATCGACAACATGTATTAACCCTTAAAAGCCCGAGACGatctttgaatttttaaatgaccACGATTCGGAGACTAgtagatcaattaatttgaaataaattttaaagtaaattgcggttagttggtcttacaatcCTTGGGTGAGACATTTCCCCCTGACCTCTCCCCTTCTCTTGGTACCGGAAAAAGCGTGGACAGGAGGAGTGCAAAATTGGTTTCAAACGGATATCTTAACATTCAAATGAACTAAGAGGTTGGTGTCTTttgcaaagttattcagcagatcaaagGCTATCTGGCAGTGGAAagtctgattgagaatttttccgctaggtggctctagtgacaaattttcttcaattgtctgtatctcaagatccttaaatgctagaaggttggtgttttcggAAAAGCTATTCAAGGACTATGTTGCGGTGAAGAGTCTGATTGAGGATTTTCCcgctaggcagcgctagtgatatgtttttttcttcaaagagccttatcagctagaaggttggtgttttcggcaaagttcattcatttatttagttaatatctacacagataacactgaatcaacaatttcacgccacaatactcggttcgtggccgcatctctccatcctcggttccgccccacgctcgccaaatcgatacgcccacctagctcgctgcgctccacgccttcttgtaccaaccggatccgaagcgaataccatctttgcagggttgctgtccggcattcttgcaacatgccctgcccatcgtatccttccagctttggccaccttctggatactgggttcgccgtagagttgggcgagctcgtggttcatccttcgccgccacacaccgttctcctgcacaccgccgaagatcgtcctaagcacccgacgttcgaagactccaagtgcttgcaagtcctcctcgagcatcgtccacgtttcatgcccgtagaggactaccggccttatgagcgttttgtacatggtacatttgatgcgggcgtgaatcttttttgaccgcagcttcttctggaggccatagtaggcccgacttccactgatgatgcgcctccgtatttcacggctaacgttattgtcagccgtcagcaaggatccaaggtagacgaactcgtcgaccacctcgaaagtatccccgtctatcgtaacactgctacctaggcgagccctgtcgcgctcggccccaccagctagcatgtactttgtcttggccgcattcactaccagtccaacttttgctgcctcgcgtttcaggcgggtgtacaggtctgccaccttttcaaatgttcggccgacgatgtccatatcatccgcgaagcaaacaaattgactggatctcgtaaaaatcgtaccccggctgttaagcccggctctccgcataacaccttctagcgcaatattgaacaacaggcacgaaagtccatcaccttgtcgtagtccccggtgggatccaaacgaactggagtgttcgcctgaaacctacacacaattttgcacaccttccatcgtcgctcttatcagtctcgtgagcttcccgggaaagctgttctcgtccatgattttacatagctctacgcggtcgatactgtcgtatgccgccttgaaatcgatgaaaaggttatgcgttgggacctggtattcacgacatttttggaggatttgccgtacagtaaagatctggtccgttgtcgatcggccgtcaacgaagccggcttgataacttcccacgaactcgtttactacaggtgacagacgacggaagatgatctgggataatactttgtaggccgcatttagaatggtgatcgctcgaaagttctcacaatctaacttgtcgcctttcttgtagatagggcagattaccccttccttccactcctccggtagctgttctgtttcccagattgtgcctatcagccggtgcagacaaatggccagcctttccggacccatctttatgagttcagctccgataccatccttgccagctgctttgttgttcttgagctggtgaatggcatccttaacctccctcaaagtgggggctggttggtttccatcttccgcagtactgacgaaggcatttcctccgttgtcccgtccttcattgcctgtgctctcagcaccattcaggtgctcgtcgaagtgctgcttctacctttcgatcacctcacgctcgtccgtcagaatgctcccatccttatccctgcacatctcggctcgtggcacgaagccgttgcgggatgcgttgagcttctgatagaacctacgcgtttcctgagaccggcacagctgttccatctcctcgcactccgtctcctccaggcagcgttttttctcccgaaagaggcgggtctgctgttgccgtttccgtatATAGCggtccacgttctgccgggtcccttgctgcagcatgaccgcccgcgctgcattcttctccttcaaaacctcctggcactcctcgtcgaaccaatcgttccgtcgactccgtcctacgtacccgacgttgctctcagctgcatcgttgatggctgcttttactgttctccagcagtcctctagaggggcttcgtccagctcaccctcttccggtaatgcagcctcgagttgctgcgcgtatgccgctgcgacatccggttgcttgagacgctctaggtcataccggggcggccgtcggtaccgtacgttgttaacgacggagagttttgggcgcagtttgaccatcaccagatagtggtcagagtcgatgttagcgccacgataggtcccgacgtcgataatgtcggagaagtgccgaccatcaatcagaacgtggtcgatttgcgattctgtctgctgtggtgatctccaggtgcaTCGGTACAGacggctgtgctggaagtaggtgctacgaatggccatatttttggaggcggcaaaatcaattagtcgtaggccgttttcgttcgtcagccggtgggcgctgaactttccaat is a genomic window containing:
- the LOC5565274 gene encoding argininosuccinate synthase, which produces MSGKEKILLAYSGGLDTSCILKWLLEKGYEVICFMADVGQEEDFVAAREKALRVGAKDVIIKDMKRTFVEKFVWPAIQMGLVYEDRYLLGTSLARPCISIGLMESAAEHSCSIISHGATGKGNDQIRFELSCYALDPKIKVIAPWRLPEFCKRFQGRKDLLDYAQKHGIPVSATPKAPWSMDANIMHISYESGILENPAKAAPEELYQMTQSVMKSSNTPIKVDITFKEGLPVSVLEHSSGKTLETPLEVLTFLNKIGGEHGVGRVDLVENRFLGLKSRGVYETPGATILHVAHKDMEVYCLDREIFRVKSFLALKMADYVYNGFWYSPEAEYVRTCLVGAQKNVSGKVTLEIFKGHVMAIARESTKTIYNQELASMDVHGTLSPYAATGFIEVNAMRLKEHYRVFGSANME